One genomic window of Glycine soja cultivar W05 chromosome 9, ASM419377v2, whole genome shotgun sequence includes the following:
- the LOC114368939 gene encoding nodulation receptor kinase-like, translating to MMELPDIWILRLVVACVFCLHIFIRSASGYATEGFENIACCADSNYTDPQTTLNYTTDYRWFPDKGSCRRTKDVLNEKVRLFFVDEGKRCYNLSTIKNKVYLIRGTFPFNGVNSSFNVSIGVTQLGAVRSSGLQDLEIEGVFRAAKDYIDICFVKGEVDPLISHIELRPLPEEYLHDLPASVLKLISRNSLWGSKDEIRFPTDPSDRIWKATSSPSSALLVSSNVSNFDLKSNVTPPLQVLQTALTHPERLQFMHSGIDTEDNEYRVFLYFLELNSTVKAGKRVFDIYVNGEIKKERFDILAEGSNYTYTVLNVSANGLLNLTLVKASGAEFGPLLNAYEILQMRSWIEETNHKDVEVIQKIKEEVLLQNQGNKALESWTGDPCFFPWQGITCDSSNGSSVITKLDLSAHNFKGPIPPSITEMINLKLLNLSHNNFDGYIPSFPLSSLLISIDLSYNNLMGSLPESIVSLPHLKSLYFGCNKRMSEGGPANLNSSLINTDYGRCKGKEPRFGQVFVIGAITCGSLLIALAVGIIFVCRYRQKLIPWEGFGGKNYIMETNVIFSLPSKDDFLIKSVSIQTFTLEDIEVATERYKTLIGEGGFGSVYRGTLNNSQEVAVKVRSATSTQGTREFDNELNLLSAIQHENLVPLLGYCNENDQQILVYPFMSNGSLQDRLYGEPAKRKILDWPTRLSIALGAARGLAYLHTFPGRSVIHRDVKSSNILLDHSMCAKVADFGFSKYAPQEGDSNVSLEVRGTAGYLDPEYYKTQQLSEKSDVFSFGVVLLEIVSGREPLDIKRPRNEWSLVEWAKPYVRASKMDEIVDPGIKGGYHAEAMWRVVEVALHCLEPFSAYRPNMVDIVRELEDALIIENNASEYMKSIDSLGGSNRYSIVIEKRVLPSTSSTAESTITTQALSHPQPR from the exons ATGATGGAGTTACCAGATATTTGGATATTAAGACTGGTTGTGGCATGTGTTTTTTGTCTGCATATATTTATCAGATCGGCTTCTGGCTATGCAACTGAAG GGTTTGAAAACATAGCATGCTGTGCTGATTCAAATTATACAGATCCGCAAACCACCTTAAATTACACAACAGATTACAGATGGTTCCCTGATAAAGGAAGTTGCAGAAGAACTAAAGATGTGTTAAATGAAAAAGTTCGACTGTTTTTTGTAGATGAAGGAAAGAGATGTTACAATTTGTCAACAATTAAGAATAAAGTATATCTGATAAGGGGCACATTTCCATTCAACGGTGTAAATTCTTCCTTTAATGTTTCAATTGGGGTCACACAATTAGGTGCAGTGAGATCATCCGGGCTCCAGGACTTGGAGATTGAGGGAGTTTTCAGGGCTGCCAAAGACTACATAGACATATGCTTCGTGAAGGGAGAAGTGGATCCCTTGATTTCTCATATTGAATTAAGGCCATTGCCTGAAGAGTATCTACATGACTTGCCTGCCAGTGTTTTAAAACTGATAAGCAGAAATAGTCTTTGGGGCTCAAAAGATGAAATCAG GTTCCCAACTGACCCAAGTGATAGAATCTGGAAAGCAACTTCAAGTCCATCATCTGCTCTTCTAGTGTCTTCCAATGTCAGCAattttgacctcaaatccaatGTGACACCACCTCTACAAGTCCTACAAACGGCTCTTACCCACCCTGAGCGATTACAGTTCATGCACAGTGGCATTGATACGGAGGATAATGAATATCGTGTATTTCTCTACTTCCTTGAATTAAATAGCACTGTCAAAGCAGGCAAAAGGGTGTTTGACATCTATGTTAATGGTGAGATTAAAAAGGAGAGATTTGATATATTGGCTGAAGGGTCCAACTATACATACACTGTCTTGAACGTTTCAGCAAATGGATTACTTAATCTAACCTTGGTCAAGGCCTCAGGAGCTGAGTTTGGACCCCTTTTGAATGCTTATGAGATCCTGCAGATGCGATCATGGATTGAAGAGACCAACCACAAAGATG TGGAAGTGATTCAGAAGATTAAAGAAGAAGTGTTGTTGCAAAATCAAGGCAATAAAGCACTAGAGAGTTGGACTGGAGACCCTTGTTTTTTCCCCTGGCAAGGAATAACATGTGACAGTTCAAATGGTTCGTCTGTTATCACTAAGCT gGATCTGTCTGCACATAATTTCAAAGGACCAATTCCTCCCAGTATCACTGAGATGATCAACTTAAAACTACT GAACCTGAGCCACAACAATTTCGATGGTTATATCCCCTCATTTCCACTGTCCTCCTTGTTAATATCAAT AGATCTGAGCTACAATAATCTTATGGGATCACTTCCAGAATCAATTGTCTCACTGCCACATTTAAAATCGTT GTATTTTGGCTGCAACAAACGCATGAGCGAAGGAGGTCCAGCAAATTTGAACAGTTCACTAATCAATACTGA CTACGGAAGATGCAAAGGAAAAGAACCTAGATTTGGACAAGTATTCGTCATTGGTGCTATTACATGTGGATCACTTTTGATTGCTTTGGCCGTTGGAATCATTTTTGTTTGCCGCTATAGACAAAAGTTGATTCCATGGGAAGGATTTGGTGGAAAGAACTACATAATGGAAACAA ATGTAATATTCTCTTTGCCAAGCAAAGATGATTTCTTAATAAAGTCTGTATCAATTCAAACATTCACTTTGGAAGATATTGAGGTGGCCACAGAAAGGTACAAAACTTTGATTGGGGAAGGAGGATTTGGTTCTGTTTACCGTGGCACCCTAAACAACAGTCAAGAAGTGGCAGTGAAAGTCCGGTCAGCCACATCAACTCAAGGAACTCGAGAATTTGATAATGAG CTAAACCTACTTTCAGCAATACAGCATGAGAACCTGGTGCCTCTTCTTGGTTACTGTAATGAAAATGATCAACAAATTCTTGTGTATCCTTTCATGTCCAATGGTTCTTTGCAAGATAGACTCTATG GGGAACCtgcaaagagaaaaatattagacTGGCCAACTAGACTGTCTATTGCTCTTGGTGCAGCTCGAG GTTTGGCATATCTTCACACATTTCCAGGGCGTTCAGTAATACACAGGGACGTGAAATCAAGTAATATACTTCTAGATCATAGCATGTGTGCTAAGGTTGCCGATTTTGGTTTCTCAAAGTATGCTCCTCAGGAAGGAGACAGTAATGTTTCCCTTGAAGTAAGAGGAACTGCAGGGTACCTGGATCCTGA GTACTACAAAACCCAGCAATTATCTGAGAAGAGTGATGTCTTCAGCTTTGGCGTGGTTTTACTTGAAATTGTGAGTGGCAGGGAACCTCTCGACATAAAGAGACCCCGGAATGAGTGGAGCTTGGTTGAATGG GCTAAGCCATACGTTCGAGCATCAAAGATGGATGAAATTGTGGATCCTGGCATCAAGGGAGGATACCATGCAGAGGCAATGTGGAGAGTGGTGGAAGTAGCACTGCATTGTCTTGAACCCTTCTCAGCATATAGACCAAACATGGTTGACATTGTGCGCGAGTTAGAGGATGCTCTCATCATAGAAAACAATGCATCAGAATACATGAAGTCCATAGACAGCCTTGGAGGATCCAACCGTTACTCTATTGTCATAGAGAAAAGGGTGCTGCCCTCAACTTCATCAACAGCAGAATCAACCATCACCACCCAAGCCTTATCCCATCCACAGCCAAGATAG
- the LOC114368938 gene encoding protein BRICK 1 has translation MARAGGITNAVNVGIAVQADWENREFISHISLNVRRLFDFLVQFEATTKSKLASLNEKLDVLERRLELLEVQVGNASANPSLFAT, from the exons ATGGCTCGCGCGGGAGGGATAACAAACGCAGTGAACGTGGGAATCGCGGTGCAAGCCGATTGGGAGAACCGCGAATTCATCTCTCACATTTCTCTCAACGTTCGTCGCCTCTTCGACTTCCTTGTCCAATTCG AGGCTACGACGAAGAGCAAGTTGGCGTCTTTGAATGAGAAGCTGGATGTGTTGGAGCGGAGGTTGGAGCTGCTTGAAGTTCAAGTGGGCAATGCTTCGGCTAATCCTTCTCTTTTTGCCACTTGA